GGCCAACATGTCCGACGACCTTGGCTACCGTGACCGCACCGAGGTCGACGACCAGGGGGAGCAGCTCTACGAGGCGATCCGCCGGCCCGGCAAGAACCCGCTGGTGGCCCACGAGGTGCGGCCCAACCTCTGGGTGGTGCCCGGCGGCCGGGAACTGGCCGCGCTGACCCCACTGATCACGATGAACATGCAGCAGGAGGGCCGCGCCGCGTACCTGGGCCTGGCCGCTGCCCTGGCACCGATGGCGGCCGACTACGACCTGATCCTGATCGACTCGCCGCCGGAGAACATCGTCCTGGTCGACCTGGCGCTCGCCGCCGCCCGCTGGACGATCATGCCGACCCGGTCGGACACCGGTGGGCTGATCGGCATGAAGCTCACCGCCGAGCGGTTCCGCACCGCCCGCGAGATCAACCCCACCCTCGGGCTGCTCGGCGTGGTGCTGTTCGCGACCCTGTCCGGGGCCCGGGCGATCCACGCCGAGGTCAAGGAAGACGTCGCCGCCGCGTTCGGCGGGCAGAGCCCGATGCTGGCCTCCACCATCCGCTACTCCGAGCGGGTCGCCCGGGACGCGCGCCGCGCCGGCAAGCTCGCCCACGAGCTGGAGATCGAGGCCGCCGCGCAGCC
The sequence above is a segment of the Micromonospora sp. WMMD1120 genome. Coding sequences within it:
- a CDS encoding ParA family protein, with protein sequence MTLTMFDSQFARTAAMDRIVAMVNDKGGVGKTTLVSNLLGQLAAAGYKVLGVDLNRQANMSDDLGYRDRTEVDDQGEQLYEAIRRPGKNPLVAHEVRPNLWVVPGGRELAALTPLITMNMQQEGRAAYLGLAAALAPMAADYDLILIDSPPENIVLVDLALAAARWTIMPTRSDTGGLIGMKLTAERFRTAREINPTLGLLGVVLFATLSGARAIHAEVKEDVAAAFGGQSPMLASTIRYSERVARDARRAGKLAHELEIEAAAQPAFWEALRQGRKPGRHSTATASVSADFRALAAEVLDIIAAQEATQA